A region of Streptomyces cinnamoneus DNA encodes the following proteins:
- a CDS encoding nuclear transport factor 2 family protein, whose product MVTDNRQLITGAYDAFGAGDVPAVLQAFAEDITWHVPGRGPLSGDYRGHQELVGFFGRVMELSGGSFRIRVDDVLTDASRVVVLCTVSAERDGRSWSSPEVHVWEIADGRAVAFREFQGDQQAEDEFWS is encoded by the coding sequence ATGGTCACCGACAACCGGCAACTGATCACGGGGGCGTACGACGCCTTCGGAGCCGGTGACGTCCCCGCGGTGCTTCAGGCCTTCGCCGAGGACATCACCTGGCACGTTCCGGGACGCGGCCCGCTGTCCGGCGACTACCGAGGACACCAGGAACTCGTCGGATTCTTCGGACGGGTCATGGAACTGTCCGGGGGCTCGTTCCGCATCCGCGTCGACGACGTGCTCACGGACGCGTCGCGGGTCGTGGTCCTGTGCACGGTGAGCGCGGAGCGCGACGGCCGGTCCTGGTCCTCGCCGGAAGTGCACGTATGGGAGATCGCCGACGGCAGGGCTGTCGCGTTCCGCGAGTTCCAGGGGGATCAGCAGGCAGAGGACGAGTTCTGGTCGTGA